In the Solanum pennellii chromosome 5, SPENNV200 genome, one interval contains:
- the LOC107020782 gene encoding protein GDAP2 homolog isoform X2 — MYRPVATTTRGGVPTDSGDSVVTLDQVPRWIDSDIRYLYENEDPNSDYADPLSSASGSEGNANGIVSKFPVDHEINSKIYLWRGDPWNLEVDAVVNSTNENLDEAHSSPGLHAAAGPGLAEECATLGGCRTGMAKVTNAYDLPARRVIHTVGPKYAVKYHTAAENALSHCYRSCLELLIENGLQSIAMGCIYTEAKNYPREPAAHVAIRTVRRFLEKQKDKIEAVVFCTTTSSDTEIYKRLLPLYFPRDNHEEEIARLKLPADVGDENGETTTAERKIRIKPLPNSKVSSPRTPQASVDLSVSNLGLSRRSSSYLGAFLDPAFMSLIKDPDQRRKEQWEKTAQAQNNWNCFKMLGYGDLGGPALSAAEEYTLHSRYLAKANSMNLSEIAEMKIVYRGGVDSEGRPVMVVVGAHFLLRCLDLERFILYVVKEFEPVIQKPYSIVYFHSAASLQMQPDLGWMKRLQQILGRKHQRNLHAIYVLHPTFGLKSAIFALQLFVDNVWKKVVYLDRLLQLFRYVPREQLTIPDFVFQHDLEVNGGKGLIVDPRTKYVYQRP, encoded by the exons ATGTATCGGCCTGTAGCAACTACTACCCGAGGAGGGGTACCAACTGATAGTGGAGATTCTGTGGTGACACTGGATCAAGTTCCACGTTGGATTGATTCTGACATTAGGTACTTGTATGAGAATGAAGATCCTAATTCCGACTATGCAGATCCTTTGTCATCTGCTTCAGGGTCTGAGGGCAATGCGAATGGTATCGTTTCCAAGTTTCCTGTGGATCATGAGATTAACTCCAAGATATACCTGTGGAGAGGAGACCCCTGGAATCTCGAGGTAGATGCTGTTGTTAACTCTACAAATGAG AATTTAGATGAAGCACACAGCAGCCCTGGATTGCATGCTGCAGCTGGACCTGGACTTGCAGAGGAATGTGCTACTCTC GGAGGATGCCGGACAGGAATGGCAAAAGTTACCAATGCTTATGATCTCCCTGCTAG GAGGGTCATTCACACTGTTGGTCCAAAGTATGCGGTAAAATACCACACTGCTGCCGAGAACGCTCTAAGTCATTGCTATCGCTCTTGCCTTGAACTTCTTATAGAAAATGGATTACAGAG CATTGCGATGGGCTGTATCTATACCGAAGCCAAAAATTATCCGCGAGAACCTGCTGCTCATGTTGCAATAA gaactgtaCGGCGGTTTCTTGAGAAACAGAAAGATAAAATAGAGGCAGTCGTTTTCTGTACAACTACATCATCTGATACGGAGATATATAAAAG ATTGCTTCCTCTTTACTTCCCTCGGGATAATCATGAGGAAGAAATTGCCCGGTTAAAACTTCCTGCAGATGTTGGGGATGAGAATGGAGAGACAACTACTGCTGAGcgtaaaataagaataaaaccaTTGCCAAATTCAAAAGTTTCTAGTCCAAGGACCCCCCAAGCCTCTGTTGATCTATCTGTCAGTAATCTTGGTTTGTCCAGAAG GAGTTCATCCTACTTGGGTGCATTTCTGGATCCTGCTTTTATGTCCCTGATCAAAGACCCAGATCAGCGACGTAAAGAACAATGGGAAAAAACAGCCCAAGCGCAAAATAATTGGAACTGCTTCAAAATGCTTGGATATGGTGACCTTGGGGGACCTGCTTTATCAGCTGCAGAAGAATATACCCTTCATTCTAGATATCTTGCAAAAGCGAATTCTATGAATCTTTCAGAAATTGCGGAAATGAAAATCGT TTACCGAGGAGGGGTTGATAGTGAGGGTCGTCCAGTTATGGTAGTCGTGGGAGCACATTTCCTGCTAAGATGTCTTGATCTTGAGAGATTTATCCTGTACGTTGTAAAG GAGTTCGAGCCTGTGATTCAGAAGCCTTACTCAATAGTGTATTTTCATTCTGCAGCGTCTTTACAGAT GCAACCAGATTTAGGATGGATGAAGAGATTACAACAAATACTTGGACGGAAACACCAGCGTAACCTTCAT GCAATATACGTGCTTCACCCTACCTTTGGACTGAAGTCTGCAATTTTTGCTTTGCAACTCTTTGTCGATAAT GTGTGGAAAAAAGTAGTATATCTTGATCGTCTTCTACAGCTATTCCGCTATGTTCCTCGTGAACAGTTAACTATTCCTGATTTTGTATTCCA GCATGATTTGGAAGTGAATGGAGGGAAGGGCCTAATCGTTGATCCGAGAACAAAATATGTTTATCAGAGACCTTAG
- the LOC107020782 gene encoding protein GDAP2 homolog isoform X1 yields MYRPVATTTRGGVPTDSGDSVVTLDQVPRWIDSDIRYLYENEDPNSDYADPLSSASGSEGNANGIVSKFPVDHEINSKIYLWRGDPWNLEVDAVVNSTNENLDEAHSSPGLHAAAGPGLAEECATLGGCRTGMAKVTNAYDLPARRVIHTVGPKYAVKYHTAAENALSHCYRSCLELLIENGLQSIAMGCIYTEAKNYPREPAAHVAIRTVRRFLEKQKDKIEAVVFCTTTSSDTEIYKRLLPLYFPRDNHEEEIARLKLPADVGDENGETTTAERKIRIKPLPNSKVSSPRTPQASVDLSVSNLGLSRRSSSYLGAFLDPAFMSLIKDPDQRRKEQWEKTAQAQNNWNCFKMLGYGDLGGPALSAAEEYTLHSRYLAKANSMNLSEIAEMKIVYRGGVDSEGRPVMVVVGAHFLLRCLDLERFILYVVKEFEPVIQKPYSIVYFHSAASLQMQPDLGWMKRLQQILGRKHQRNLHAIYVLHPTFGLKSAIFALQLFVDNVVWKKVVYLDRLLQLFRYVPREQLTIPDFVFQHDLEVNGGKGLIVDPRTKYVYQRP; encoded by the exons ATGTATCGGCCTGTAGCAACTACTACCCGAGGAGGGGTACCAACTGATAGTGGAGATTCTGTGGTGACACTGGATCAAGTTCCACGTTGGATTGATTCTGACATTAGGTACTTGTATGAGAATGAAGATCCTAATTCCGACTATGCAGATCCTTTGTCATCTGCTTCAGGGTCTGAGGGCAATGCGAATGGTATCGTTTCCAAGTTTCCTGTGGATCATGAGATTAACTCCAAGATATACCTGTGGAGAGGAGACCCCTGGAATCTCGAGGTAGATGCTGTTGTTAACTCTACAAATGAG AATTTAGATGAAGCACACAGCAGCCCTGGATTGCATGCTGCAGCTGGACCTGGACTTGCAGAGGAATGTGCTACTCTC GGAGGATGCCGGACAGGAATGGCAAAAGTTACCAATGCTTATGATCTCCCTGCTAG GAGGGTCATTCACACTGTTGGTCCAAAGTATGCGGTAAAATACCACACTGCTGCCGAGAACGCTCTAAGTCATTGCTATCGCTCTTGCCTTGAACTTCTTATAGAAAATGGATTACAGAG CATTGCGATGGGCTGTATCTATACCGAAGCCAAAAATTATCCGCGAGAACCTGCTGCTCATGTTGCAATAA gaactgtaCGGCGGTTTCTTGAGAAACAGAAAGATAAAATAGAGGCAGTCGTTTTCTGTACAACTACATCATCTGATACGGAGATATATAAAAG ATTGCTTCCTCTTTACTTCCCTCGGGATAATCATGAGGAAGAAATTGCCCGGTTAAAACTTCCTGCAGATGTTGGGGATGAGAATGGAGAGACAACTACTGCTGAGcgtaaaataagaataaaaccaTTGCCAAATTCAAAAGTTTCTAGTCCAAGGACCCCCCAAGCCTCTGTTGATCTATCTGTCAGTAATCTTGGTTTGTCCAGAAG GAGTTCATCCTACTTGGGTGCATTTCTGGATCCTGCTTTTATGTCCCTGATCAAAGACCCAGATCAGCGACGTAAAGAACAATGGGAAAAAACAGCCCAAGCGCAAAATAATTGGAACTGCTTCAAAATGCTTGGATATGGTGACCTTGGGGGACCTGCTTTATCAGCTGCAGAAGAATATACCCTTCATTCTAGATATCTTGCAAAAGCGAATTCTATGAATCTTTCAGAAATTGCGGAAATGAAAATCGT TTACCGAGGAGGGGTTGATAGTGAGGGTCGTCCAGTTATGGTAGTCGTGGGAGCACATTTCCTGCTAAGATGTCTTGATCTTGAGAGATTTATCCTGTACGTTGTAAAG GAGTTCGAGCCTGTGATTCAGAAGCCTTACTCAATAGTGTATTTTCATTCTGCAGCGTCTTTACAGAT GCAACCAGATTTAGGATGGATGAAGAGATTACAACAAATACTTGGACGGAAACACCAGCGTAACCTTCAT GCAATATACGTGCTTCACCCTACCTTTGGACTGAAGTCTGCAATTTTTGCTTTGCAACTCTTTGTCGATAATGTG GTGTGGAAAAAAGTAGTATATCTTGATCGTCTTCTACAGCTATTCCGCTATGTTCCTCGTGAACAGTTAACTATTCCTGATTTTGTATTCCA GCATGATTTGGAAGTGAATGGAGGGAAGGGCCTAATCGTTGATCCGAGAACAAAATATGTTTATCAGAGACCTTAG
- the LOC107020656 gene encoding clp protease adapter protein ClpF, chloroplastic: MVQSVSMSTLATSRYCGVCGSTCLRRQFGLIKETTIGFGGSQFVWNDRRKSLSFATNIDMLKPRNLRVQAGWLFKGGDKSSEASIERSENANEDILMFFFQLDLATRVQYALNVEQYEIAQQLREKLTEVETEVLKQQESRRGSASKSEAQDMAISILRLRADLQNAVQSENYDLAAKLRDEISKLEAESLTTSIRAQAYENAQYAFRLGQKVKHKNFGYRGVICGMDPICCESNSWMENAQVQKLTRGPDQPFYQVLVDVHTDPNLLVAYVPEESLVVPSEPDKDRFDHPYTSFLFFGMDAAGDFIPIKQLREKYNKPRHEVPYDPDNEKSGESS, encoded by the exons ATGGTGCAAAGTGTGTCAATGAGTACTCTTGCAACTTCTAGATATTGCGGAGTTTGTGGATCCACCTGTTTGAGGAGGCAGTTTGGACTAATAAAAGAAACCACGATAGGTTTTGGGGGAAGTCAATTTGTTTGGAATGATCGTCGGAAAAGCTTATCCTTTGCAACCAACATTGATATGCTAAAGCCAAGAAATTTGAGGGTTCAAGCTGGATGGTTGTTTAAAGGAGGTGACAAAAGCTCAGAAGCAAGCATTGAGCGTAGCGAGAATGCCAATGAAGATATATTGATGTTCTTTTTCCAGCTTGACCTGGCTACACGCGTGCAG TATGCTTTGAATGTGGAGCAGTATGAAATTGCACAACAACTAAGAGAGAAGCTCACTGAG GTGGAAACAGAGGTTTTGAAGCAGCAGGAATCCAGAAGGGGATCAGCCTCAAAGAGTGAAGCTCAAGATATGGCTATAAGCATCTTGCGTCTACG TGCAGACCTGCAGAATGCAGTTCAGAGTGAAAATTATGATTTGGCAGCTAAATTACGAGATGAAATTTCCAAGCTTGAGGCAGAGTCTCTGACTACATCAATAAGAGCTCAGGCATATGAAAATGCTCAATATGCATTTCGATTAGGCCAGAAAGTGAAGCACAAGAATTTTG GATATCGTGGTGTTATATGTGGGATGGACCCAATATGTTGTGAATCAAATTCATGGATGGAAAATGCTCAAGTACAAAAGTTGACTCGTGGTCCTGATCAGCCCTTTTATCAG GTGCTGGTGGATGTACATACAGATCCCAATCTGTTAGTGGCATATG TACCTGAGGAAAGTTTAGTGGTGCCTAGCGAACCAGATAAG GATCGATTTGATCATCCCTACAcctcattcttattttttgggATGGATGCTGCCGGAGATTTCATACCAATCAAGCAGCTGCGAGAGAAGTACAACAAGCCTCGGCATGAGGTGCCTTATGATCCGGACAATGAGAAGAGTGGAGAAAGTTCCTAG
- the LOC107019066 gene encoding putative pentatricopeptide repeat-containing protein At1g69350, mitochondrial: MIQYMPLFRSCTSSRSVAQLHAHLIINGLRKDPLASTKLIESYSQMGSLKTSRRVFETFLNPDSFMWGVIIKCHVWNNFFQEAIFLYHTMLCQLSETSSFIYPSVLRAISATGDLGVGRKVHGRILKCGFESDSVVETALLSMYGELGWTVYARKLFDEMSVKDVVSWSSIISNYVRNGKGKEGLEIFGDLVKEDVEIDSVALLSAVEGCGELGVWRVGKSVHGYILRKNIQSDGSLINSLVAMYGKCGDMCSAELLFRNAVDKSTYTWTAMMSCYNQNGCYHEALALFVNMHESDMEYNEVTVMAVLCSCARLGWLNEGKSIHGFIVRNAFDCGNDLLGSALVDLYANCGKLSDCHKVFGSSQDRHIVSWNMLISGYVQEGFSDKALTLFVDMVRKGILPDSYTLASVLSASGDIGFPEFGCQIHSHVIRTGFSTEFVQNSLIDMYSKCGLVDYALIIFKDTQEGSVVTWNSMMCGLTQNGLSREAISLFDEIYSNSSGMDEVTFLAAIQACSTIGWLEKGKWIHHKLIIFDVRHDMYIDTALTDMYAKCGDLRMARRVFDSMFERSIISWSAMIGGYGMHGQIDDAISLFHKMVNSGIKPNDIILTNILSACSHSGYLNEGKYFFNLMINLSIEPKPEHFACLVDLLSRAGDIDKAYEVITSMPFPVDVSIWGALINGCRIHKRMDIIKMMQQRLENMQTDDTGYYTLLSNIYAEEGEWNESRMVRSKMRSLGLKKVDGYSMIEVEKRIPA; the protein is encoded by the coding sequence ATGATACAGTATATGCCACTGTTCAGATCATGTACAAGCTCAAGATCAGTAGCACAACTTCATGCACATCTCATCATCAATGGTCTACGCAAAGATCCACTTGCTTCCACCAAGCTGATAGAGTCTTATTCCCAAATGGGTTCCCTTAAAACTTCAAGACGAGTCTTTGAAACATTCCTGAACCCAGATTCTTTCATGTGGGGTGTAATAATCAAGTGCCATGTTTGGAATAACTTCTTTCAAGAAGCCATTTTTCTTTACCACACTATGCTTTGTCAACTATCTGAAACCAGTAGTTTCATTTACCCTTCAGTTTTGAGAGCTATTTCTGCAACTGGTGATCTGGGTGTTGGTCGGAAGGTTCATGGAAGGATTTTGAAATGTGGGTTTGAGTCTGATTCTGTTGTTGAGACGGCGTTATTGAGTATGTATGGTGAACTTGGGTGGACAGTTTATGCAAGGAAGTTGTTTGATGAAATGTCTGTGAAGGATGTTGTTTCGTGGAGTTCGATTATTTCGAACTATGTACGTAATGGGAAAGGTAAGGAAGGATTGGAGATTTTTGGGGATTTGGTTAAGGAGGATGTTGAAATTGATTCGGTGGCTTTGCTTAGTGCAGTTGAGGGTTGTGGTGAGTTGGGTGTATGGAGAGTAGGGAAATCTGTTCATGGTTATATATTGAGAAAGAATATTCAGAGTGATGGGTCTTTGATAAACTCGCTTGTTGCAATGTATGGAAAGTGTGGCGATATGTGTAGTGCAGAGTTGCTTTTTCGTAATGCTGTTGATAAGAGTACTTATACTTGGACAGCAATGATGTCCTGCTACAATCAGAATGGTTGCTATCATGAAGCGCTGGCGTTGTTTGTTAATATGCACGAGTCTGATATGgaatacaatgaagttactgTTATGGCTGTTTTATGTTCTTGTGCTAGGTTGGGTTGGCTAAACGAAGGGAAGTCTATACATGGTTTTATAGTTAGAAATGCTTTTGATTGTGGCAATGATCTTCTAGGCTCAGCATTGGTTGACTTGTATGCTAACTGTGGCAAGCTAAGTGATTGCCACAAGGTATTTGGTTCGTCTCAAGACAGACATATCGTCTCGTGGAATATGCTCATATCAGGTTATGTGCAGGAAGGATTTTCTGATAAGGCATTGACGCTTTTTGTGGATATGGTAAGAAAAGGAATATTGCCAGACTCGTATACTCTGGCAAGTGTCCTCTCAGCTTCTGGAGATATTGGGTTTCCTGAATTTGGTTGTCAAATTCATAGCCACGTTATCAGGACTGGCTTTTCAACAGAGTTCGTCCAGAATTCACTGATTGACATGTACAGTAAATGTGGACTTGTGGACTATGCGCTCATTATATTCAAGGATACACAAGAAGGAAGTGTTGTGACTTGGAATTCAATGATGTGTGGACTTACCCAAAATGGTTTATCTCGTGAAGCTATTAGTCTCTTTGATGAGATATACTCAAACTCGAGCGGAATGGATGAAGTTACCTTCTTAGCTGCAATTCAAGCATGCTCCACCATAGGATGGCTGGAGAAGGGAAAATGGATTCACCATAAGTTAATCATCTTTGATGTGAGGCATGATATGTATATCGATACTGCTCTGACAGATATGTATGCTAAATGTGGAGATCTCCGAATGGCTCGAAGAGTTTTTGATAGTATGTTTGAAAGGAGCATAATATCTTGGAGTGCCATGATAGGTGGTTATGGAATGCACGGTCAAATCGATGATGCCATCTCACTCTTTCATAAAATGGTAAATAGTGGAATAAAACCAAATGACatcattttaacaaatattcTATCTGCTTGCAGTCATTCTGGTTATCTGAATGAAGGGAAATATTTCTTTAACTTGATGATTAACTTGAGCATTGAACCCAAACCCGAACACTTCGCGTGTCTGGTAGATCTTCTGAGTCGAGCTGGTGATATTGATAAAGCTTATGAAGTCATCACTTCAATGCCATTTCCTGTAGATGTTAGCATTTGGGGTGCCCTTATAAATGGATGTAGAATTCACAAGCGAATGGATATTATCAAGATGATGCAACAAAGGCTTGAAAACATGCAAACAGATGATACTGGATATTATACTCTATTATCCAACATATATGCAGAAGAGGGAGAATGGAATGAATCTAGAATGGTGAGGTCAAAGATGCGAAGTTTAGGTTTAAAAAAGGTCGATGGCTATAGTATGATTGAAGTTGAGAAAAGAATACCAGCGTAA
- the LOC107020816 gene encoding uncharacterized protein LOC107020816, producing the protein MGTQVHYKGFRPSYYSMRDLNEDSNSSSWTPSYGDKTLPNSQYCNGFTPRTTTNAYPGYDKDILKQRMLEHEAIFRNQVVELHRLYRTQRDMMDEFKRKEMHKYRASMEPSCSSSHLGPQIPSEDVRKWHITNFPLENSSYTRPSTSGTEIVNSPFSSSKGDGVQPGRVQMQNGYSSKACDILEARPSKVRKMLFDLQLPADDYIDTEDGGQSRDNAGSLHPSYPANGNYVVPQENGTKLFLGGAGAAKGDSRKDASASNSCLRSPIGLADLNEPAQIDDAADPVDFLGYGNNHNETRSINASAKSNPPFVALPWNSNCASPNESLSNPYNRSRGKEREWLASAYETGNIKGSSVSLPRGLEEEKIPTASHQAPVIINKAYQAPGAHLVHHIKDGIWKDRTGHSLDMSHRNGEQSNYTQVGPFVTSKMASPFPCAGSSEFSSSWPHSVSSWEKPNGSFTQRLSSLHTNSFFNSSAAVGNGSQSSQRQIGDYWQANGGSSRVRPGRASELPNRSVFYHGSSSGTKESPIHIPSGAFDSLSYIKGDRFTSERSSNNASENFLISSNNTDVKSVKGFNLNVLATSALSEEAPRQDVEFSNEKRERQDPVTVLPWLKAKSNYKNEDVNTRIGGTSANSGFVQAHSNSPFCQSDPSALEHQHMKTTKEVGEMGHVRKILGVPILDIPVASRNESSSSLVSASANLRSSPERKTIRHERRSMVIDINVACDLSMVEPEESDAVEHIVTTKVMETKTINIKNHFDLNSCITDEEPISYETNKANVKTILDIDLEAPVVMDIEQDNFPREEDEMQHGTSSQLPDHKPEQTQEELLRIAAEAIVVISSSAHCNSTEERHSDTSDDPLTSLRWFVDVVSSCAAELDSTPSAKEITYRSNNMMVAHSAFKEIDYFEAMTLQLTETKEEDYMPKPFVPEVQTVEDAGASSLTNRPRRGNARRGRQRRDFQRDILPGLASLSRHEVTEDIQIFGGLMRATGHTWNSSLTRRNGTRNGGTRGRRKKVVDTSIPAPAPAPVLTTTTVSSPLIHQLNNIEASLEDNKSLTGWGKTPRRPRRQRCPAGTPSAVLLT; encoded by the exons ATGGGAACACAAGTGCACTATAAAGGATTCCGACCAAGCTATTACTCTATGAGGGACCTTAATGAGGATTCTAACAGCAGCAGTTGGACCCCATCTTATGGAGATAAGACATTACCAAACAGCCAATATTGTAATGGTTTCACCCCGAGGACTACAACTAATGCATATCCAGGGTATGATAAGGACATTCTAAAGCAGAGAATGCTTGAACACGAAGCCATATTCAGGAATCAG GTGGTGGAACTTCATCGCCTTTACAGAACTCAAAGGGACATGATGGACGAATTTAAAAGGAAGGAAATGCATAAATATCGCGCATCAATGGAGCCATCATGTTCATCCAGTCACCTAGGACCTCAAATACCATCTGAGGATGTTCGGAAATGGCACATCACAAATTTTCCGTTGGAAAATTCTAGTTATACGAGACCATCTACATCTGGTACTGAAATTGTTAATTCTCCATTTAGTTCTTCAAAAGGAGATGGTGTACAGCCTGGTCGAGTTCAAATGCAAAATGGATATTCTTCGAAAGCCTGTGATATTTTGGAGGCTAGGCCCTCAAAGGTCCGGAAAATGTTGTTTGATCTTCAGCTTCCAGCTGATGATTACATAGATACAGAAGATGGTGGGCAGTCGCGAGATAATGCAGGATCTTTACATCCTAGTTATCCTGCTAATGGAAACTATGTAGTTCCTCAAGAGAATGGAACAAAATTGTTTCTTGGTGGCGCTGGTGCTGCAAAAGGTGATAGCCGAAAAGATGCTTCAGCATCCAATTCATGTTTGAGAAGCCCGATTGGGTTGGCTGACCTAAATGAACCAGCGCAGATTGATGATGCAGCTGATCCTGTTGATTTTCTTGGTTACGGTAATAATCATAATGAGACTAGAAGCATAAATGCTTCTGCAAAATCAAATCCGCCGTTTGTGGCTTTGCCTTGGAATTCCAATTGTGCAAGCCCAAATGAGTCTTTAAGTAACCCATACAATCGCAGTAGAGGCAAAGAGAGGGAGTGGTTGGCTTCGGCATATGAAACCG GTAACATCAAAGGTAGCTCTGTTTCATTACCAAGAGGTCTCGAAGAAGAAAAGATCCCTACAGCTTCCCATCAAGCACCAGTAATTATTAACAAAGCCTATCAGGCTCCGGGCGCTCATCTAGTTCACCACATTAAGGATGGAATTTGGAAAGATAGAACAGGACATAGTTTAGATATGTCTCACAGAAATGGTGAGCAGTCTAACTATACTCAAGTGGGACCATTTGTTACTTCCAAGATGGCTAGTCCATTTCCATGTGCAGGTTCTTCTGAATTTAGCAGTTCGTGGCCGCACTCTGTCTCTTCTTGGGAGAAGCCAAACGGTAGCTTTACTCAGAGGTTATCCTCATTGCATACAAACTCATTTTTCAACTCATCTGCAGCAGTTGGTAATGGTTCACAGTCATCTCAGAGACAAATTGGAGATTATTGGCAAGCTAATGGTGGTAGTTCTAGGGTGCGTCCAGGCCGTGCCAGTGAGCTACCCAACCGAAGTGTTTTCTACCATGGGTCCTCATCTGGGACGAAAGAATCACCAATTCACATCCCTTCAGGTGCTTTTGACTCTTTGAGCTACATTAAGGGGGACCGTTTTACATCTGAACGTTCCTCTAATAATGCATCCGAGAATTTTCTCATTAGTTCTAACAATACGGATGTGAAATCTGTTAAAGGCTTCAACTTAAATGTGCTAGCAACAAGTGCACTCAGCGAGGAAGCTCCAAGGCAAGATGTTGAGTTTAGTAATGAAAAAAGAGAGCGTCAAGACCCTGTGACAGTTTTGCCATGGCTTAAAGctaaatcaaattataaaaatgaggACGTCAATACAAGGATAGGTGGAACTTCAGCAAATTCAGGATTCGTCCAGGCTCACTCAAACTCTCCTTTCTGCCAGAGTGATCCATCAGCTTTGGAACATCAGCATATGAAGACCACGAAAGAAGTGGGAGAGATGGGACATGTAAGAAAAATTCTTGGTGTTCCAATCCTCGACATTCCCGTTGCTTCCAGAAATGAGTCATCATCATCACTTGTTTCCGCTTCTGCTAATCTCCGTTCCTCTCCTGAGAGAAAGACTATCAGACATGAGAGGAGGAGTATGGTGATCGACATTAATGTGGCTTGTGATCTTTCTATGGTTGAGCCCGAAGAATCTGATGCTGTAGAACATATCGTTACTACGAAAGTGATGGAGACAAAAACTATCAACATCAAGAATCACTTTGATCTGAACTCATGTATTACTGATGAAGAACCAATTTCTTATGAAACCAATAAGGCCAATGTGAAGACTATTCTGGATATAGATCTGGAAGCCCCTGTAGTTATGGACATTGAACAAGATAATTTTCCTAGAGAAGAAGATGAAATGCAACATGGGACATCTTCGCAGCTGCCTGACCATAAACCTGAGCAAACACAGGAGGAATTACTCAGGATTGCAGCAGAAGCAATAGTTGTCATCTCATCATCCGCTCATTGCAACTCGACTGAGGAAAGACACAGTGATACGTCTGATGATCCTCTGACATCTCTTCGGTGGTTTGTTGATGTGGTCTCTTCTTGTGCAGCCGAGCTAGATAGTACTCCATCTGCTAAAGAAATTACATACAGGAGCAACAACATGATGGTTGCACATAGTGCTTTTAAGGAAATTGATTACTTTGAAGCAATGACATTGCAATTAACAGAGACCAAGGAGGAAGACTACATGCCCAAGCCATTTGTTCCTGAAGTCCAAACAGTGGAAGATGCAGGAGCCAGTTCACTAACAAACCGACCCCGAAGAGGGAATGCAAGGAGGGGAAGACAACGGAGGGACTTCCAAAGGGATATCCTTCCCGGTCTAGCTTCATTGTCAAGGCATGAGGTGACCGAAGACATTCAGATATTTGGAGGGTTGATGAGAGCAACAGGCCATACTTGGAACTCCAGTTTGACAAGAAGGAATGGGACAAGAAATGGAGGTACTAGGGGAAGACGGAAAAAAGTTGTGGACACCAGTATTCCAGCCCCAGCCCCAGCCCCGGTGCTGACCACAACAACGGTGAGCTCTCCACTAATACACCAACTTAATAACATTGAAGCCAGTTTGGAAGATAATAAAAGCCTAACAGGGTGGGGAAAGACACCTAGACGCCCTCGGAGACAAAGATGCCCTGCAGGCACTCCTTCGGCTGTCCTGTTAACTTAA